From bacterium, a single genomic window includes:
- a CDS encoding IscS subfamily cysteine desulfurase — MKFPIFMDYHSTTPVDPRVLEEMIPCFSEDFGNAASRNHAFGWKAEEAVERGRNRIASLIHADPKEIVFTSGATESNNLALKGVAEMYAEKGDHIITCVTEHKAVLDTCKRLEKAGKRVTYMAVDQYGQVDLDQLRDSITDKTILISIMYANNEVGTLQKIKEIGKIAKEKGILFHSDATQAVGKIPVDVIDLNVDLMSLSAHKMYGPKGVGALYVRKKNPRVRLVAQMDGGGHERGMRSGTLNVPGIVGFGKACELAQNLMPEEYPRLAYLRDKLRSNIEKQLDEVYLNGHPTERLPNNLNISFAYVEGESLLMGLDDVAVSSGSACTSATLEPSYVLKALGVGEDLAHTSIRFGLGRFNTEEEVDYVSGKVISNVNRLREMSPLYEMAKEGIDLKKVSWQRE; from the coding sequence ATGAAATTTCCTATCTTCATGGACTATCATTCTACGACTCCCGTAGATCCGCGAGTTCTGGAAGAAATGATTCCGTGCTTTAGCGAAGATTTCGGGAATGCTGCCAGCCGCAATCATGCTTTCGGTTGGAAAGCTGAAGAAGCTGTGGAGCGGGGACGCAACCGGATTGCTTCGCTCATTCATGCGGATCCGAAAGAGATCGTATTCACAAGCGGCGCAACCGAATCCAACAACCTGGCGCTCAAAGGCGTTGCAGAAATGTACGCAGAAAAAGGGGATCACATCATCACCTGTGTCACCGAACACAAGGCGGTGCTGGATACGTGCAAGCGGCTGGAAAAGGCCGGCAAGCGCGTAACGTACATGGCGGTAGATCAGTACGGTCAGGTAGATCTGGATCAGCTAAGGGATTCCATCACAGACAAAACAATTCTGATTTCGATCATGTATGCGAATAATGAAGTTGGGACACTTCAGAAGATCAAAGAAATCGGAAAGATCGCAAAAGAAAAAGGCATTCTATTTCATTCCGATGCGACCCAGGCAGTGGGGAAAATTCCTGTCGACGTCATTGATCTGAATGTGGATTTGATGTCCCTTTCCGCTCATAAAATGTATGGGCCGAAGGGAGTGGGAGCCTTGTATGTCCGCAAGAAAAATCCGCGCGTTCGGCTGGTTGCGCAAATGGATGGGGGTGGCCATGAACGTGGAATGCGTTCTGGAACCTTAAATGTTCCCGGCATTGTTGGATTTGGAAAAGCTTGCGAGCTGGCTCAGAATTTGATGCCGGAAGAGTATCCACGGCTCGCATACTTGAGGGATAAACTGCGAAGCAATATTGAAAAGCAGTTGGATGAAGTTTATTTGAACGGACATCCAACGGAGCGGTTACCGAATAATTTAAACATCAGTTTCGCCTACGTCGAAGGAGAATCGCTTTTGATGGGACTCGATGATGTTGCCGTATCGTCAGGTTCTGCCTGCACATCGGCAACTCTGGAGCCTTCTTATGTATTGAAAGCACTTGGTGTCGGAGAGGATCTGGCGCACACGTCGATTCGCTTTGGACTAGGGCGCTTCAACACAGAGGAAGAAGTTGATTACGTTTCGGGAAAAGTGATTTCGAACGTGAACCGGTTAAGAGAAATGTCGCCTTTATACGAAATGGCTAAAGAAGGGATTGACTTGAAGAAAGTCTCCTGGCAGAGAGAATAG
- the hscA gene encoding Fe-S protein assembly chaperone HscA produces the protein MGIEIGIGSAAADRPLAIGIDLGTTNSLVAYIKEGAPVIIPGPNGNGLVPSVVSFQPENLFVGAAAKRFLLTESRRTVYSVKRLMGKGIDDLQQELHLLPYEVSGHGKEIVKIRVNNREYTPPEISAMILKELKFLAEKELKRSVVQAVVTVPAYFNDAQRQATKDAGKLAGLEILRILNEPTAAALAYGLDKITEGMIAIYDFGGGTFDISILKVKDGVFQVLATNGDTHLGGDDIDYRLSEFLIDMIRKFGWREEMDTNLIQTIRDAAERAKVELSDKEETVIRIPVGEKGEQTFEFALTRIDFEMLISDIIERTLRPCKKAMADAGLEPSEINEVVLVGGSTRMPVVRRSVQKLFERVPRCELNPDEVVALGAAVQADILAGTSSQEMLLLDVTPLSLGIETYGGGMAKLIERNSTIPTSATEYFTTFVDGQTAIDVHVLQGDRELAKDNRSLARFELKGIDPMPAGLPRIEVMFMIDANGILNVSARDMRTGKLQSIEVKPTYGLTDEEVEKMLLDSLESAESDFAARMVIDARNDADFVLRATNKAMRRADEFLSLQEKEDALKAKTELEEAYKSSDHSLIRQRIEQLDQATLRLAQGIMDTTIANALRDKTLDELEEEAEKTSHK, from the coding sequence ATGGGGATTGAAATTGGAATTGGCTCGGCGGCAGCGGACCGGCCGCTGGCAATAGGAATTGATCTGGGCACTACTAATAGCTTAGTCGCTTATATAAAGGAAGGGGCGCCGGTGATCATACCGGGCCCGAATGGCAATGGACTTGTTCCGTCTGTTGTGTCATTTCAGCCGGAAAATCTTTTTGTGGGCGCTGCAGCCAAACGTTTTCTGCTCACTGAATCCCGGCGGACCGTTTATTCCGTCAAACGGTTGATGGGAAAAGGGATTGATGATTTGCAACAGGAGCTTCATCTTTTGCCATATGAAGTCAGCGGTCATGGCAAGGAAATCGTCAAAATCCGGGTCAACAATCGGGAGTACACGCCACCCGAAATTTCCGCGATGATACTGAAGGAGCTGAAGTTTCTGGCCGAGAAAGAGTTAAAACGAAGCGTAGTGCAGGCAGTTGTCACAGTGCCCGCCTATTTTAATGATGCTCAACGACAGGCCACAAAGGATGCTGGAAAACTTGCCGGTTTAGAGATTCTTCGGATCTTGAATGAGCCCACTGCAGCCGCACTCGCGTACGGTCTGGACAAGATCACGGAAGGTATGATTGCCATCTACGATTTTGGGGGAGGCACGTTTGATATTTCCATTCTCAAAGTGAAGGATGGCGTTTTCCAGGTTCTCGCGACCAACGGAGACACTCATCTGGGCGGAGACGACATTGATTACCGGCTCTCAGAATTCCTGATCGATATGATCCGGAAATTCGGATGGCGGGAGGAAATGGACACCAACTTGATCCAAACGATTCGCGATGCGGCCGAACGCGCAAAAGTGGAACTTTCAGATAAAGAAGAAACCGTTATCCGGATTCCTGTGGGTGAAAAAGGTGAACAAACATTCGAATTTGCCCTGACCCGCATAGATTTCGAAATGCTTATTAGCGATATCATTGAGCGCACGCTGCGTCCCTGCAAAAAGGCAATGGCGGACGCGGGGCTTGAGCCTTCTGAAATCAACGAAGTCGTTCTTGTCGGTGGTAGCACTCGGATGCCAGTCGTACGGAGAAGCGTTCAGAAATTATTCGAACGCGTTCCGCGTTGCGAGCTTAATCCGGATGAGGTGGTGGCTCTTGGTGCCGCAGTTCAAGCGGATATCCTTGCCGGAACTTCGAGCCAGGAAATGTTGTTGCTTGATGTAACTCCACTCTCTCTGGGCATAGAAACCTACGGCGGAGGAATGGCAAAACTGATCGAGCGAAATTCAACCATTCCGACTTCCGCAACAGAATATTTCACAACATTTGTGGATGGACAAACGGCCATCGATGTCCATGTGTTGCAAGGAGACCGGGAACTTGCAAAGGATAATCGCAGCCTGGCGCGATTTGAGCTAAAAGGGATCGACCCGATGCCTGCCGGTTTGCCCCGGATTGAAGTGATGTTCATGATCGATGCAAACGGCATTCTCAATGTCTCCGCTCGTGACATGCGAACGGGCAAACTGCAATCGATCGAGGTAAAGCCAACCTATGGCCTTACAGATGAGGAAGTGGAGAAAATGCTGCTGGATTCGCTGGAATCAGCCGAGTCCGATTTTGCGGCGCGAATGGTCATCGATGCCCGAAATGACGCGGATTTCGTCCTCCGCGCCACAAACAAGGCGATGAGGCGGGCGGATGAATTCTTGAGTTTGCAGGAAAAAGAGGATGCATTGAAAGCCAAAACGGAGTTGGAAGAGGCGTACAAGTCGTCCGATCATTCGTTGATTCGCCAGAGAATTGAACAGCTGGATCAAGCCACGCTGCGTCTGGCTCAGGGCATCATGGATACAACCATCGCTAATGCCCTGCGCGATAAGACTCTGGACGAATTAGAAGAGGAAGCGGAAAAGACATCTCATAAATAA
- the iscX gene encoding Fe-S cluster assembly protein IscX, with protein MKIGWQDSEEIAIQLAEKYPDLDPLTLRFTDLHRMVVELQDFEGDPKASNEGILEAIQMAWLDERT; from the coding sequence ATGAAGATAGGTTGGCAGGATTCTGAAGAAATAGCGATCCAACTAGCGGAGAAATATCCGGATCTGGATCCACTCACGTTACGGTTCACCGACTTGCACCGAATGGTAGTGGAACTTCAGGATTTCGAAGGTGATCCAAAAGCATCCAATGAAGGGATTCTGGAAGCAATCCAAATGGCCTGGTTGGACGAACGAACTTAG
- the iscU gene encoding Fe-S cluster assembly scaffold IscU: protein MAYTDKVIDHYKNPRNVGSMDKSDPAVGTGVVGAPECGDVMKLQIRINDRTGVIEDAKFKTFGCGSAIASSSLVTEWVKGKTVDEALKIKNTEIVQELSLPPIKIHCSVLAEDAIRAAIADYKKKKV, encoded by the coding sequence ATGGCATACACAGATAAAGTAATCGACCATTATAAGAATCCCCGGAACGTCGGCAGTATGGATAAAAGTGATCCTGCTGTGGGCACAGGTGTTGTCGGCGCTCCAGAATGCGGCGACGTCATGAAGCTTCAAATTCGAATCAACGACCGGACCGGCGTGATCGAGGATGCGAAGTTCAAGACGTTTGGTTGTGGAAGCGCAATTGCAAGCTCGAGTCTTGTGACGGAATGGGTAAAAGGAAAGACGGTGGATGAGGCGCTGAAGATTAAGAACACGGAAATCGTTCAGGAACTCTCCCTTCCGCCGATTAAGATCCATTGTTCGGTGCTTGCAGAGGATGCAATTCGAGCGGCAATTGCCGATTATAAGAAGAAGAAGGTTTAA
- a CDS encoding DnaJ domain-containing protein: MNCPHCLHAIEGTPEFCPFCSRILPAVPDRSPYQVLGYGREHLNVDLQDLEKRLFELSKRFHPDRFAGKSAEEIQFSHDHSSAINNAYRILKNPVSRAKYAVERELGSIEEKSASVPAEMADLFFEMHDHLDIIREADGNPPADALKAVQNAEAELRDKVLELEAQLKEKFDRYDEKPGRELIEQMKEILSHRSYIQSFLRQIDNTLGRD; encoded by the coding sequence ATGAATTGTCCACATTGTTTGCATGCGATTGAAGGTACGCCGGAGTTTTGCCCTTTTTGCAGCAGGATCCTGCCTGCGGTTCCAGATCGTTCTCCATACCAGGTTCTTGGATATGGCAGAGAGCACCTGAACGTCGATTTGCAGGATCTGGAAAAGCGCTTGTTTGAATTGAGCAAGAGATTTCATCCGGATCGTTTTGCAGGGAAGAGTGCAGAAGAGATTCAGTTTTCGCACGATCATTCATCGGCAATTAATAATGCTTACCGCATTTTGAAGAATCCTGTTTCTCGCGCGAAGTATGCTGTGGAACGTGAATTGGGTTCGATCGAAGAGAAGTCGGCAAGTGTGCCGGCAGAAATGGCGGATCTGTTCTTCGAAATGCACGACCACCTGGATATCATCCGGGAAGCGGATGGAAATCCACCTGCTGACGCATTGAAAGCCGTGCAAAATGCGGAGGCTGAATTGCGCGACAAAGTTCTCGAACTGGAAGCGCAACTGAAGGAAAAGTTCGATCGCTATGATGAGAAACCGGGTAGGGAATTGATTGAACAAATGAAGGAGATCCTGTCCCATCGTTCTTATATCCAGTCCTTCTTACGGCAAATTGATAACACTTTAGGGAGAGATTGA
- the def gene encoding peptide deformylase, whose amino-acid sequence MAILDIVYYGDPRLEKLSEPVNEVMPETRRFVKDMFETMYFTSGVGLSAPQVGVNQRILVIDCSGGADRDQQIVLINPVVISSSGEQKGPEGCLSFPGLFAEVSRPNIVKVKGLNLDGKELEIEGEGLLARALHHEIDHLDGVLFIQRMKKADREMIVKKMKKQKFEKPPKDKVLV is encoded by the coding sequence ATGGCGATCTTAGATATCGTTTATTACGGCGATCCGCGGTTGGAAAAACTTTCGGAACCCGTGAATGAAGTAATGCCGGAAACACGTCGTTTCGTGAAAGATATGTTCGAAACCATGTACTTTACGAGTGGCGTTGGACTCTCTGCACCGCAGGTGGGAGTGAACCAGAGGATTCTCGTTATCGATTGCAGCGGCGGAGCGGACAGGGATCAGCAGATTGTGTTGATTAATCCGGTGGTCATAAGTTCCAGCGGCGAACAAAAAGGGCCGGAGGGCTGTTTGAGCTTCCCGGGTCTGTTTGCGGAAGTTAGTCGCCCCAATATCGTCAAAGTGAAAGGGCTGAATCTTGATGGAAAGGAGCTGGAGATTGAAGGGGAGGGATTGCTGGCAAGAGCTCTCCATCATGAAATCGATCATCTGGATGGAGTGCTCTTCATTCAAAGAATGAAGAAGGCTGATCGTGAAATGATTGTAAAAAAGATGAAAAAACAGAAGTTTGAAAAGCCGCCAAAAGATAAGGTTTTGGTTTGA
- a CDS encoding iron-sulfur cluster assembly accessory protein, whose protein sequence is MAQIDIQISDTAATQIKHVLATKNLQNYGLRMGVKGGGCSGLTYDINFENETRAGDKIAEINGVKVFIDFKSYLYLRGTILEFSTDPLNGGFAFRNPNAKKTCGCGTSFSV, encoded by the coding sequence ATGGCTCAAATAGATATCCAGATTTCAGATACTGCAGCCACGCAAATCAAACACGTTCTGGCGACTAAGAATCTGCAGAATTACGGTTTGAGGATGGGTGTCAAAGGCGGAGGTTGTTCAGGTCTGACTTATGACATCAACTTCGAGAACGAAACTCGCGCAGGGGATAAGATTGCGGAAATCAATGGAGTGAAGGTATTCATTGATTTTAAGAGCTATCTTTATTTGCGAGGAACCATTCTGGAATTCTCCACCGATCCGCTCAACGGAGGATTTGCTTTTCGGAATCCTAACGCCAAAAAAACTTGCGGCTGCGGCACCTCCTTTTCTGTTTAA